One Desulforhopalus sp. DNA segment encodes these proteins:
- a CDS encoding dienelactone hydrolase family protein, whose product MENLSATELYARYTNKEMTRRQFLDKLAVVAGGVAAAYAVLPLLEGSPAQAEIVAAGDTRLAAQVAQFAVAGGQMSGYQAQLKGAGKQPAILVVHENRGLNPHIEDVARRFALEGFLALAPDALSPFGGSPADPEKAIAMIKELDMGGTVKNFAAAAAYLKTHPQSTGKVGVVGFCWGGAVANYLAVQSADIIAAVPYYGKQPPTEDVVKIKASLLLHYAELDERINTGIPDLKEALQKAGVEHELYMYAGTEHAFNNDTNPARYNKVAAELAWKRTIDFLTRKLKS is encoded by the coding sequence ATGGAAAACCTGAGTGCCACCGAGTTATACGCAAGGTATACCAATAAGGAAATGACCCGGCGACAGTTTCTCGACAAGCTGGCCGTTGTCGCTGGGGGGGTTGCCGCGGCATACGCGGTTCTTCCGTTGCTGGAAGGGAGCCCTGCCCAGGCGGAGATCGTTGCCGCCGGCGATACACGGCTTGCTGCACAAGTGGCACAATTTGCAGTGGCCGGTGGCCAGATGTCAGGATACCAGGCCCAGCTCAAAGGTGCCGGAAAGCAGCCCGCCATCCTGGTGGTGCATGAGAACAGGGGGTTGAATCCCCATATCGAAGATGTTGCCCGGCGGTTTGCCCTGGAGGGCTTTCTGGCACTCGCCCCTGATGCCTTGTCGCCGTTTGGTGGTTCTCCTGCCGATCCCGAGAAGGCTATCGCCATGATCAAGGAGCTTGATATGGGGGGTACGGTGAAGAATTTTGCCGCAGCTGCCGCCTATCTCAAGACGCATCCACAATCAACCGGCAAGGTCGGGGTCGTCGGCTTCTGCTGGGGTGGTGCCGTGGCCAATTACCTGGCGGTGCAATCGGCTGATATCATTGCCGCCGTGCCGTACTACGGCAAGCAGCCGCCGACGGAGGATGTGGTGAAGATCAAGGCATCCTTGCTTCTCCATTATGCCGAACTTGATGAACGCATCAATACAGGGATTCCCGATCTCAAGGAGGCCCTGCAAAAGGCCGGGGTTGAGCATGAACTCTATATGTATGCGGGGACGGAGCATGCCTTCAACAACGACACCAATCCCGCCCGGTACAACAAAGTGGCGGCGGAACTGGCCTGGAAACGGACCATCGACTTTTTGACCCGGAAGTTAAAGAGCTGA
- a CDS encoding anaerobic sulfatase maturase, protein MGRKLTDFQIFAKPASYRCNLQCRYCYYLGKSELFAEEPLPRMADDLLEAYIRGHIAAHPGKTAHFSWHGGEPTLLGMAYFQRIIQLQHQYCPPNRQITNGIQTNGTLLDDAWAEFLARNRFSVGLSLDGPAEIHDFYRTTKQGGGSHAAAMRGYTCLVNQGIVPDILCVISDHNVMFPLQVYRFFTGIGAKYLSFLPLVEHTPGGVSNRTVGPEAFGAFLCTIFDLWLAKDIGTIKVQIFEEAARTAFHQDHSLCLFRPTCGEIPVVEFNGDVYACDHFVQPEWCIGNLRQTELAEILASEQLAAFGEGKRTSLPQVCRSCEVLTMCNGECPKNRFIDLPGEAMKGNYLCDGYKLFFSHCAPFVREIARQWQRPVGSQAPAAAATGRNEPCPCGSGRKFKKCCGGA, encoded by the coding sequence ATGGGCAGAAAACTCACCGACTTCCAGATCTTCGCCAAACCCGCCAGCTATCGCTGCAACTTGCAGTGCCGCTATTGCTATTACCTCGGCAAGTCTGAACTCTTTGCCGAAGAACCACTGCCACGCATGGCCGACGATCTGTTGGAGGCCTACATCCGTGGACATATTGCCGCCCACCCCGGCAAGACCGCGCATTTTTCCTGGCATGGCGGCGAGCCGACCCTCCTCGGCATGGCCTATTTCCAGCGCATCATCCAGCTGCAACATCAATATTGCCCGCCAAACCGGCAGATTACCAACGGCATCCAGACCAATGGCACCCTGCTTGACGATGCCTGGGCGGAGTTTTTGGCAAGAAACCGGTTTTCCGTCGGCCTGAGCCTTGATGGACCGGCGGAAATCCATGATTTCTACCGGACAACCAAGCAAGGAGGGGGCAGCCATGCTGCCGCCATGCGCGGCTATACCTGCCTTGTCAACCAGGGGATTGTTCCCGATATTCTCTGCGTAATCAGCGACCACAACGTCATGTTCCCCCTGCAGGTGTACCGTTTCTTTACAGGCATCGGCGCGAAATATCTGAGTTTTCTGCCGCTTGTCGAACACACCCCTGGCGGTGTCAGCAACCGGACGGTGGGACCGGAGGCCTTCGGCGCCTTTTTATGCACGATTTTTGACCTGTGGCTGGCAAAGGATATCGGCACCATCAAGGTGCAAATTTTCGAAGAGGCGGCGCGCACCGCCTTTCACCAGGATCACTCGCTTTGCCTGTTTCGACCGACCTGCGGTGAGATTCCGGTCGTCGAATTCAATGGCGACGTCTACGCCTGCGATCATTTTGTCCAGCCCGAATGGTGCATCGGCAACCTTCGACAGACCGAGCTGGCGGAGATCCTCGCCTCAGAGCAGCTGGCGGCCTTCGGCGAAGGCAAGCGCACCTCTTTGCCGCAGGTATGCCGATCCTGCGAGGTCTTGACGATGTGCAATGGTGAGTGCCCCAAGAATCGTTTTATCGACCTGCCGGGCGAGGCAATGAAGGGCAACTACCTCTGTGACGGTTACAAACTCTTTTTTAGCCACTGCGCCCCCTTTGTGCGGGAGATCGCCCGGCAATGGCAAAGACCCGTGGGATCGCAAGCCCCGGCGGCCGCCGCCACGGGCAGAAATGAGCCCTGTCCGTGCGGCAGCGGCCGGAAATTCAAAAAATGCTGCGGCGGTGCATAA
- a CDS encoding NADH:ubiquinone oxidoreductase, translated as MKTVYWLQGGGCGGDTFSFLSSEYPDIVELLRTLDVELLWHPSLSHISPDAHDCLLEEILAGRQALDILLVEGSVICGPAGTGMFHTVDGHPKKERLYELASQAGVVIAVGTCASFGGFGADDAIEATGLQFTKKQRGGFLGNDFLGKSGQPVINLAGCPCHHDVIAGALMSVVRGVILELDKYGRPLEWYNTTIHQGCTRNEYHEYRVEESDFGEMGCLFFHMGCAGPLVPGPCNKLLWNQQSSKTRAGVPCFGCTDPEFPRASPFFQTPNIEGIPLSLPMGVNRAHYMVYKGMAAAAAPQHLRNRKSKV; from the coding sequence GTGAAAACGGTATATTGGTTGCAAGGTGGCGGCTGTGGAGGGGATACCTTCTCCTTTTTAAGCAGTGAGTATCCGGACATTGTCGAGCTCTTGCGGACCCTCGACGTTGAACTGCTTTGGCATCCCTCACTTTCCCATATCTCGCCTGATGCCCACGATTGCCTCCTGGAAGAAATTCTTGCCGGCCGGCAGGCCCTCGACATCCTCCTCGTTGAGGGCTCGGTAATCTGCGGGCCGGCGGGTACCGGGATGTTTCATACCGTTGACGGGCATCCCAAAAAAGAGCGACTGTATGAACTCGCCTCGCAGGCAGGGGTGGTCATTGCTGTTGGCACCTGTGCGTCTTTTGGCGGGTTTGGCGCCGATGATGCGATAGAGGCCACCGGCCTGCAGTTTACCAAGAAACAACGCGGCGGTTTTCTCGGTAATGATTTTCTTGGGAAATCCGGCCAGCCGGTGATCAATCTGGCGGGATGTCCCTGTCATCATGACGTCATCGCCGGGGCGCTTATGTCGGTTGTCAGAGGGGTGATTCTGGAACTCGACAAGTATGGCCGGCCGCTCGAATGGTATAACACCACTATTCATCAGGGGTGTACCCGAAACGAGTATCATGAGTACCGGGTGGAGGAATCCGACTTTGGCGAAATGGGCTGCCTGTTTTTCCATATGGGCTGTGCCGGGCCGCTGGTGCCGGGGCCCTGTAATAAATTATTGTGGAACCAGCAGTCTTCGAAAACCCGCGCCGGCGTACCTTGTTTCGGCTGTACTGATCCGGAGTTTCCGAGGGCGTCGCCATTCTTCCAGACACCGAATATCGAGGGTATTCCGTTGTCTTTGCCGATGGGAGTGAATCGCGCCCATTATATGGTGTACAAAGGGATGGCCGCAGCCGCTGCGCCACAACACCTGCGGAACAGGAAATCGAAAGTGTAG
- a CDS encoding nickel-dependent hydrogenase large subunit, whose amino-acid sequence MSIRNEGDKDQMVKIAKGINIPLNRAEGDLEIKVDMEDGVITEAWSAGTLYRGFEGMMQGRGALDGLVVTPRVCGICSITHLNAATEALEAIVGIAPPDNARRLRNLALMVETMQSDVRQAILMFMVDFANRDAYHDHPLGYEAHQRYQPLAGHAALAVIRESKLLVQVLAMIGGQWPHTSFMVPGGVTSIPESSKLLQCSLVVDRFQSWYEKSILGCSLERWLAVRSSDDLAAWLDESPAHRDSDVGFFLRFCRLAGLDTMGKGPNRFLSYGNLPLPAETGLQGSGGRLMAAGCAVGTTVFPLQAAKITEDVSHSWYEQGGDPLHPFSGKTKPYASGQGGRFYSWVKAPRYGGEVVETGPLAEMLIDGNPLFHSLITENGPNVMVRQLARLVRPARLLAPVKTWLDELQVKRHESFYQSVKSIPDGQGAGMIEAARGALGHWVKIQDEKISQYQIITPTAWNGSPRDEQGVRGAWEEALIGTPIKDVRNPVEAGHVVRSFDPCLVCAVHCLEKGEQKGTVRIGLGR is encoded by the coding sequence GTGAGTATTCGTAATGAAGGGGACAAGGACCAAATGGTCAAGATAGCGAAAGGAATAAACATTCCTCTGAATAGAGCTGAGGGCGATCTCGAGATCAAGGTTGACATGGAGGATGGGGTCATTACCGAGGCGTGGAGTGCCGGAACCCTGTACCGGGGCTTTGAAGGGATGATGCAGGGTCGTGGAGCCTTGGATGGCTTGGTGGTGACACCGCGGGTTTGCGGGATTTGCAGCATCACCCACCTCAATGCAGCCACCGAGGCCTTGGAGGCTATTGTCGGCATTGCTCCTCCTGATAACGCCAGGAGGTTGCGTAATCTCGCCTTAATGGTTGAAACCATGCAGAGTGATGTCCGTCAGGCTATTCTGATGTTTATGGTGGATTTTGCCAATCGTGACGCGTATCATGACCATCCGCTTGGCTATGAGGCGCATCAGCGCTATCAACCGCTCGCCGGTCATGCCGCGTTGGCGGTCATCCGGGAAAGCAAACTGCTGGTGCAGGTCTTGGCCATGATAGGCGGTCAATGGCCGCATACCTCGTTCATGGTCCCCGGCGGAGTCACCTCCATTCCCGAGAGTTCCAAGCTCCTCCAGTGTAGCCTGGTGGTTGACCGGTTTCAGTCATGGTACGAGAAAAGTATCCTCGGTTGTTCCCTGGAACGCTGGCTGGCGGTGCGCAGTTCTGATGATCTCGCGGCCTGGCTTGACGAAAGTCCGGCGCATCGGGACAGCGATGTGGGTTTTTTTCTGCGCTTCTGCCGTTTGGCCGGGCTCGACACCATGGGCAAGGGGCCGAACCGTTTCCTTTCCTACGGCAACCTTCCCTTGCCTGCCGAGACTGGTCTGCAGGGCAGTGGCGGCAGATTGATGGCCGCCGGTTGCGCCGTTGGAACGACGGTCTTTCCTTTGCAGGCGGCAAAAATCACTGAAGATGTTTCCCATTCCTGGTATGAGCAGGGCGGCGATCCGCTGCATCCGTTTTCCGGTAAGACCAAGCCTTACGCCTCAGGGCAAGGCGGCCGGTTTTATTCCTGGGTCAAGGCACCCCGCTACGGCGGTGAAGTTGTCGAGACCGGGCCGCTTGCCGAGATGCTCATCGATGGCAATCCTCTCTTTCACAGCCTGATCACCGAAAACGGACCGAATGTCATGGTCCGGCAGCTGGCCCGTCTGGTGCGGCCGGCGCGGCTTCTCGCCCCGGTGAAAACCTGGCTGGATGAATTGCAGGTGAAACGCCATGAGAGCTTCTATCAATCGGTGAAGTCTATCCCCGACGGTCAGGGGGCCGGTATGATCGAAGCGGCCCGTGGGGCTTTGGGGCACTGGGTGAAAATCCAGGATGAGAAGATCTCCCAATACCAGATCATCACCCCCACCGCCTGGAACGGCTCGCCGCGTGACGAACAGGGAGTTCGCGGGGCATGGGAGGAGGCCTTGATCGGCACACCGATCAAGGACGTTCGCAATCCGGTCGAGGCCGGACATGTCGTCCGGTCGTTTGACCCATGCCTGGTATGCGCCGTTCACTGCCTGGAAAAGGGGGAACAAAAAGGAACCGTGCGTATTGGTCTGGGCCGATGA
- a CDS encoding hydrogenase maturation protease, with the protein MRATIICIGNRFVPEDAAGMAVFDRLQAMRPLPAQVELVEGGLAGLNLLPLLERGGRVVFVDAVRGFAGEGEIVLLTHEEICQAKAAPHHDHGAGLAYVLAVLPKVYDGELPEEIVLLGLEGRCAVQTVEKAAAMAVVIATKGLRGLR; encoded by the coding sequence ATGAGGGCAACCATCATCTGTATCGGCAATCGCTTTGTTCCAGAAGACGCCGCCGGTATGGCTGTCTTTGACAGATTGCAGGCAATGCGGCCATTGCCTGCACAGGTCGAGCTCGTCGAGGGCGGGCTTGCCGGGCTCAATCTCCTGCCGCTTTTGGAGCGGGGCGGCAGGGTGGTCTTTGTCGATGCGGTGCGGGGTTTTGCCGGGGAAGGGGAGATCGTCCTTTTGACCCACGAAGAAATCTGCCAGGCGAAGGCTGCCCCTCATCACGACCATGGCGCTGGTCTAGCCTATGTCCTTGCCGTGCTGCCCAAGGTTTATGACGGCGAACTGCCGGAGGAGATTGTTCTCCTGGGGCTGGAAGGAAGGTGTGCGGTGCAAACCGTTGAAAAGGCAGCGGCGATGGCGGTTGTCATCGCCACGAAGGGGCTGAGGGGTCTGCGGTGA
- a CDS encoding response regulator, whose amino-acid sequence MEKTREEMQLEIDMLRQEIKVAREAAEITSDLVVKQFEQTEQMLHRFQVADSERQAVLDGATQLSIIATYLDGTIQLFSKGAATLLGYSPGEMINHKNILSLHLAEELDYYGRKVCGIPESSLHGMKVFEQFVKQKQSRAQEWVYVCKDGSYLTVSLSVTSLFSPMGRVVGYLFTAMDMTHQKQMERELIAAKEQAEAANASRGDFLARMSHEIRTPMNGIIGMASLLRKTELSDKQGHYVEKVLSSANTLLGLINDILDFSKIDAGKLQLEEVPFNLEEILGNIATVVGIQAEKKGLEFIFRIDSGVSLHLIGDPLRLGQVLMNLAGNAVKFTDHGEIVIAVDIADREEDSLTLRFSVRDTGIGLQPDQVARLFSAFTQADDSITRKYGGTGLGLAICKQLTELMGGRIWANSLPGQGMEFVFTAKMRLLERAESQVIGPASSLRGIRALVVDDNGAAREVLSSMLGSLNMRVDTAVDGMSAIACLEQAVEEGKPYDVVLLDWIMPGIDGIETARRIKGNSVLARVPAMLMVTANGREEAYVEAEKVGLDGFLLKPVYASVMYDALVDILGVESMAKPSTMSRNDNTAVDLNEIAGARILLVDDNLINQEVASEFLKDGGMAVTIVSNGQECLQALENNSFDLLLMDIQMPVMDGLEATRKIRENRALQCLPIIAMTAHAMIGDREKSLAAGMNDHITKPIDSAVLYRTLQKWLRGRVTAVEEHSEPEAAAATPAEASILPAHLPGINQSAALLILNNKTDLFLKMLNEFKKSFSSLPTLLRELSGVGDWPEIGKKAHTVKGVASYIGAFALMRAAEQLENAVRTDQREAAGQHLAPFVEALDEILSSLAILPPADGLQDQEPLEIPKREVSFTAVEEPLLRLITHLQKGELIAEEQFLVVEKLLSGTAYAHQSRKIAYLIEDIEYAAAAEQARVLFDTIKQKGVN is encoded by the coding sequence ATGGAAAAAACGCGAGAAGAGATGCAGCTGGAAATCGACATGCTGCGCCAAGAGATCAAGGTGGCCCGTGAGGCGGCGGAGATTACCTCCGATCTCGTGGTGAAGCAGTTTGAGCAAACCGAGCAGATGCTCCATCGCTTCCAGGTTGCCGACTCCGAACGGCAGGCGGTGCTTGATGGTGCCACTCAGTTGTCCATTATCGCCACCTACCTGGATGGCACCATCCAGCTCTTCAGCAAGGGTGCCGCAACCCTGCTCGGCTACAGCCCCGGCGAGATGATCAATCACAAAAATATCCTGTCTCTTCATCTTGCCGAGGAGCTTGACTATTACGGCAGGAAGGTCTGTGGCATACCGGAGTCGAGCCTTCATGGCATGAAGGTATTTGAGCAGTTTGTCAAACAGAAACAAAGCCGCGCTCAGGAATGGGTGTATGTCTGTAAAGATGGTTCGTATCTAACAGTGAGTCTGTCGGTTACCAGCCTGTTCAGTCCCATGGGGCGGGTTGTCGGCTATCTTTTCACGGCGATGGACATGACTCACCAGAAGCAGATGGAGCGCGAACTCATAGCCGCCAAGGAGCAGGCGGAGGCGGCCAATGCCTCGCGCGGGGATTTTCTGGCGCGGATGAGCCACGAGATTCGCACCCCGATGAATGGCATCATCGGCATGGCCTCCTTGCTGCGCAAGACGGAGCTGAGCGACAAACAGGGGCATTATGTCGAAAAGGTACTGAGTTCCGCCAACACCCTGCTCGGTCTGATCAATGATATCCTTGATTTTTCGAAGATAGATGCCGGCAAGCTGCAGCTTGAGGAAGTGCCCTTTAACCTGGAAGAAATTCTTGGCAATATTGCCACGGTGGTCGGTATTCAGGCGGAGAAAAAGGGGTTGGAGTTTATCTTTCGGATCGACTCGGGGGTCTCGCTACATCTCATCGGCGATCCCTTGCGTCTTGGTCAGGTGCTGATGAATCTTGCCGGTAATGCGGTGAAATTTACCGATCACGGCGAGATCGTCATCGCCGTCGACATCGCCGACCGCGAGGAAGACTCTCTCACCCTGCGATTTTCCGTCCGTGATACCGGTATCGGTCTACAACCGGACCAGGTGGCTCGGCTCTTTTCGGCGTTTACCCAAGCCGATGATTCAATCACCCGCAAATACGGCGGCACCGGGCTCGGCCTGGCCATCTGCAAACAATTGACGGAGTTGATGGGTGGCAGGATATGGGCCAATAGCCTGCCGGGGCAGGGCATGGAGTTCGTTTTTACTGCCAAAATGCGCCTGCTCGAAAGAGCTGAGAGCCAGGTAATCGGCCCAGCGTCGTCCCTCCGGGGCATTCGCGCCCTGGTCGTTGATGACAACGGGGCGGCGCGGGAAGTACTTTCGTCCATGCTCGGTTCCTTGAATATGCGAGTCGATACCGCCGTCGATGGGATGTCGGCGATCGCCTGTCTGGAGCAGGCAGTTGAAGAGGGGAAACCCTATGACGTTGTGCTTCTTGACTGGATTATGCCGGGTATTGACGGCATCGAGACGGCCAGACGGATTAAGGGCAATTCGGTGCTTGCCCGCGTTCCGGCGATGCTGATGGTCACCGCCAATGGCCGCGAGGAGGCCTATGTCGAGGCGGAAAAGGTTGGCCTTGACGGATTTTTGCTCAAACCGGTGTATGCCTCGGTGATGTACGATGCCCTGGTGGATATCCTGGGCGTAGAAAGTATGGCCAAACCTTCGACTATGAGCAGAAATGATAACACGGCGGTTGATCTTAATGAAATTGCCGGGGCGCGAATTCTTCTGGTCGATGATAACCTGATCAATCAGGAGGTGGCGAGTGAATTTCTCAAAGATGGCGGGATGGCGGTGACCATTGTCAGTAACGGCCAGGAATGTCTCCAGGCCCTGGAAAACAATTCCTTTGACTTGCTGCTCATGGACATTCAGATGCCGGTCATGGACGGGCTTGAGGCAACGAGAAAGATCCGGGAAAACCGTGCCTTGCAGTGTCTGCCGATTATTGCCATGACCGCCCATGCGATGATCGGCGACCGGGAAAAGAGCCTGGCCGCCGGGATGAATGACCATATCACCAAACCTATTGATTCAGCGGTACTCTACCGCACCCTACAAAAATGGCTGCGGGGAAGAGTTACGGCAGTGGAGGAGCATTCGGAGCCTGAGGCAGCGGCTGCGACCCCTGCCGAGGCGTCCATCCTGCCGGCCCATCTACCGGGGATAAACCAAAGCGCGGCGTTGTTGATTCTTAACAACAAGACCGATCTTTTTTTGAAGATGCTCAATGAATTTAAAAAGAGTTTCAGTTCGCTGCCCACCCTTCTGCGGGAGCTGTCCGGCGTCGGCGACTGGCCGGAGATCGGCAAAAAGGCCCATACGGTCAAGGGTGTTGCCAGCTACATCGGGGCATTTGCCCTGATGCGGGCGGCGGAGCAGTTGGAGAATGCGGTACGAACCGACCAAAGGGAGGCAGCTGGACAACATTTGGCTCCCTTTGTCGAGGCACTTGATGAAATTCTTTCTTCTCTAGCGATTCTGCCGCCTGCCGATGGATTGCAAGACCAAGAGCCGCTCGAGATTCCGAAGAGAGAGGTCAGTTTTACAGCAGTTGAAGAACCGCTTCTGCGCTTGATTACTCACCTGCAAAAAGGCGAGCTGATCGCCGAGGAGCAGTTTCTTGTTGTGGAAAAGCTCCTCTCCGGCACCGCCTATGCCCACCAATCGCGAAAAATCGCCTATCTAATCGAGGATATCGAATATGCCGCGGCGGCGGAACAGGCCAGGGTCTTGTTCGATACTATCAAGCAAAAAGGTGTGAACTGA
- a CDS encoding diguanylate cyclase, with product MEQKDKPRILIVDDEKMNLKVLADLLKEEYSPVLARDGEQALQHALGDSPPDLILLDVVMPQMGGYEVIKHLKNNDKTNKIPVIFVTALDSVLDEEHGLKLGAVDYITKPFSPPIVKIRIANHLRIVHQYRLLDQLAYLDGLTEVSNRRRFDDVFQKEWSRASRNGSPISLAMVDVDFFKPYNDHYGHAMGDRTLRRVAKALGSVLMRPADVIARYGGEEFVLLLPETDAFAAKGVAERALQKIARLNIPHLFSGAAKHVSVSIGLVTSQISDGLTAKIFMAAADKNMYQAKENGRNRIVASVLGF from the coding sequence ATGGAGCAGAAGGACAAACCGCGCATTCTGATAGTCGATGATGAAAAGATGAACCTGAAGGTCCTGGCCGATCTTTTGAAGGAGGAATACTCCCCGGTGCTGGCCAGAGATGGTGAGCAGGCTTTGCAGCACGCCCTTGGTGATTCGCCGCCGGATCTCATTCTTCTTGATGTGGTGATGCCGCAGATGGGCGGCTACGAAGTTATTAAACATCTGAAAAATAACGATAAAACCAATAAAATCCCGGTCATCTTCGTTACCGCTCTCGACTCCGTCCTTGATGAAGAGCATGGCCTGAAGCTCGGGGCAGTTGATTACATCACCAAGCCCTTTTCTCCGCCCATTGTAAAAATTCGCATTGCCAATCATCTGCGCATTGTCCACCAATACCGGTTGCTCGATCAGCTGGCCTATCTCGACGGCCTCACCGAGGTATCCAACCGCCGTCGTTTTGACGATGTATTTCAGAAGGAATGGTCCAGGGCCAGCCGCAACGGTTCCCCGATATCTCTGGCCATGGTGGATGTCGATTTCTTTAAACCCTATAACGATCATTACGGCCATGCCATGGGTGACCGCACCCTGCGGCGGGTCGCCAAGGCGCTTGGCAGTGTCCTTATGCGGCCGGCAGATGTCATCGCCCGCTATGGCGGTGAGGAATTTGTATTACTCCTGCCGGAGACCGACGCCTTTGCGGCAAAAGGAGTCGCCGAACGGGCCTTGCAAAAAATTGCCCGGCTGAATATCCCCCACCTTTTTTCGGGGGCTGCCAAACACGTGTCAGTGAGCATCGGGCTTGTGACCTCGCAAATCAGCGACGGCCTCACCGCCAAAATCTTTATGGCGGCGGCCGATAAAAATATGTATCAGGCCAAGGAAAACGGCCGAAATCGCATCGTTGCCAGTGTGCTCGGTTTTTAG
- a CDS encoding tetratricopeptide repeat protein, which translates to MHKPLQEFQDELNQLFAKACEDQQNGRLDDAGRSYLKLLDYFAEVPVLHYNLGLVYYGQGYYAQARDAFIRAAELQPGDADILFNLALSKKRAGDPEGAIIAYQEVLREHPADVDALYNLAGCYKDTSQYTLAMATYREVLALAPEHQSANSNLAFLYHLAGDVDQAVWYYRMVLRHNPEHQAAKHMVAALTGELATSSPDLYVKEVFDNYSEYFERSLVGDLEYCVPKSIRALFDRIFAGEKSFAHGLDLGCGTGLGGQAFADLVEILDGLDLSDKMIAMAAKKGIYRQLHAASIAGFLQEVEESFDFYLAADVFAYVGDLQETFTLLRRRARPEVLFCFSTEAGQDYPYHLETTGRFAHSPQYIDEVAKATGWQVVARQETALRKEMGAWVQGDLWLLRLAPDNLGMK; encoded by the coding sequence ATGCATAAGCCATTACAAGAATTTCAAGACGAATTGAACCAGCTCTTTGCCAAAGCTTGCGAAGACCAGCAAAACGGCCGGCTCGACGATGCCGGACGGTCGTATCTCAAGCTGCTTGACTACTTTGCCGAGGTGCCGGTCCTGCATTACAACCTCGGTCTGGTTTACTATGGCCAGGGCTACTATGCACAGGCCCGGGATGCCTTTATCAGGGCGGCGGAGCTGCAGCCGGGCGATGCCGATATACTCTTTAATCTCGCCCTCAGTAAAAAACGTGCAGGTGACCCGGAAGGGGCCATAATCGCCTACCAAGAGGTGCTGAGGGAGCATCCGGCGGACGTCGACGCCCTGTACAATCTGGCCGGCTGTTACAAGGATACCTCGCAGTACACCCTGGCCATGGCCACCTATCGCGAGGTGCTGGCCTTGGCTCCAGAGCACCAGTCGGCGAACAGCAATCTCGCCTTTCTCTACCATCTGGCGGGCGATGTTGACCAGGCGGTGTGGTATTACCGCATGGTTTTACGGCACAACCCGGAACACCAGGCGGCAAAACATATGGTCGCCGCATTGACCGGAGAACTCGCCACCTCTTCCCCCGATCTCTATGTTAAAGAGGTCTTCGACAATTATTCCGAATATTTTGAACGCAGTCTGGTCGGCGATCTTGAATACTGTGTGCCAAAGAGCATCAGGGCCCTCTTTGACCGAATCTTTGCCGGGGAAAAGAGCTTTGCCCACGGCCTCGATCTCGGCTGCGGCACCGGCCTTGGCGGTCAGGCCTTCGCCGATCTGGTGGAGATTCTCGATGGCCTCGATTTGTCGGACAAGATGATTGCCATGGCCGCGAAAAAGGGCATTTATCGCCAGCTCCACGCCGCCAGCATTGCCGGGTTTCTGCAGGAGGTCGAAGAGAGTTTTGATTTTTATCTGGCCGCCGATGTCTTTGCCTATGTCGGCGATCTGCAGGAGACCTTTACTCTCCTCCGGCGGCGCGCCCGACCCGAGGTCCTGTTCTGCTTTTCCACCGAGGCCGGACAAGATTACCCCTATCACTTGGAAACCACTGGACGTTTTGCCCACTCGCCGCAGTATATCGACGAGGTGGCCAAGGCCACCGGCTGGCAGGTCGTTGCCAGGCAGGAAACCGCTCTGCGCAAGGAAATGGGGGCCTGGGTACAGGGAGATCTTTGGCTGCTACGTCTCGCCCCCGATAACTTGGGTATGAAATAG
- a CDS encoding RluA family pseudouridine synthase, producing MQSDMDEEMEIVFADEAFVVVGKPGGLLAVPGRGPDKQDCVAARLRRRFPAMIGQPAVHRLDMYTSGLMVFAVTALAHRVLSRQFEDRLVTKRYMALLEGIVAGEGGEIRLPFRLDPDNRPLQIYDPLHGKLGITGWQKVAVEGSYTRVIFTPLTGRTHQLRVHAAHPLGLAAPIVGDSLYGTGRDGEQMCLHATFLQFLHPLTGRLLQFSSEPPF from the coding sequence ATGCAATCAGACATGGATGAAGAGATGGAAATTGTTTTTGCCGATGAAGCATTCGTCGTCGTTGGTAAGCCTGGCGGCCTGCTCGCCGTGCCCGGTCGCGGCCCGGACAAGCAGGACTGCGTCGCGGCCAGACTGCGCCGCCGCTTTCCGGCGATGATCGGCCAACCGGCGGTGCACCGTCTCGACATGTACACCTCCGGGCTGATGGTCTTTGCCGTGACCGCCCTGGCACACAGGGTACTGTCCCGGCAGTTCGAGGATCGCCTGGTTACTAAGCGTTATATGGCGCTCCTGGAGGGAATTGTTGCCGGTGAAGGTGGCGAAATCCGCCTGCCCTTCCGTCTTGATCCGGACAACCGCCCCCTGCAGATTTACGACCCATTGCATGGCAAACTGGGGATCACCGGCTGGCAAAAGGTCGCAGTTGAGGGAAGTTATACCCGGGTCATCTTCACCCCCCTCACCGGTCGCACCCACCAGCTGCGGGTACACGCCGCCCATCCCCTGGGGCTTGCCGCGCCGATTGTCGGCGACAGCCTGTACGGTACCGGACGGGACGGTGAGCAGATGTGCCTGCATGCGACCTTTTTGCAGTTTCTCCACCCGCTTACCGGCAGACTCCTGCAGTTTTCTTCCGAACCGCCCTTCTAA